A genomic segment from Candidatus Sysuiplasma acidicola encodes:
- a CDS encoding VOC family protein, translating to MFRDPQVNLYVDDVETSVAFYRDLFGFSETFSTPRHESLFEFNSGSADLCSALLQWNPCAHVLERWERFYRL from the coding sequence GTGTTTAGAGATCCGCAAGTGAACCTGTATGTCGATGACGTGGAGACATCTGTCGCGTTTTACAGGGACCTTTTCGGTTTCAGCGAGACTTTCAGCACTCCCCGACATGAAAGTCTGTTCGAGTTCAACTCAGGCTCGGCGGACCTGTGCTCCGCTTTGCTTCAATGGAATCCCTGCGCTCACGTTCTGGAGAGGTGGGAGAGATTTTATCGATTATGA